A stretch of the Pan troglodytes isolate AG18354 chromosome 20, NHGRI_mPanTro3-v2.0_pri, whole genome shotgun sequence genome encodes the following:
- the LILRB2 gene encoding leukocyte immunoglobulin-like receptor, subfamily B, member 2 isoform X6 — translation MHPGLIHAQSKAVGGDAMTPILTVLICLGLSLGPRTHVQAGTLPKPTLRAEPDSVITQGSPVTLRCQGSLEAQENHLYREKKSASWIKRIQPQLVKKGQFPIPSITWEHAGRYRCQYYSRSQWSEPSDPLELVVTGAYSKPTLSALPSPVVTSGGNVTLQCGSQLAFGGFTLCKEGEDEHPQCVNSQSHTLGWSWAIFSVGPVSPSRRWSYRCYGYDWSSPYVWSLPSGLLELLVPGVSKKPSLSVQPGPVVAPGEILTLQCGSDVGYDRFVLYKEGERDFLQLPGRQPQAGLSQANFTLGPVSRSHGGQYRCCGAHNLSSEWSAPSDPLDILITGQIHARPSLSVQPGPTVASGENVTLLCQSQGWMHTFLLTKEGAADAPLRLGSTYRAQQYQAEFPMSPVTSAHAGTYRCYGSRSSNPYLLTHPSESLELVVSGPSMVPSTPPTGPIPTPGPEDQPLTPTGSDPQSGLGRHLGVVIGILVAVVLLLLLLLLLFLVLRHRRQGKRWTSTQRKADFQHPAGAVGPEPTDRGLQRRSSPAADAQEENLYAAVKDTQPEDGVEMDTQSPHDEDPQAVTYAPAKHSRPRREMASPPSPLSEEFLDTKDTQAEEDRQMDTQAAASEASQDVTYAQLHSLTLRREATEPPPSQEGPSPAEPSIYATLAIH, via the exons ATG CACCCAGGGCTCATCCATGCACAGAGCAAGGCAGTGGGAGGAGACGCCATGACCCCCATCCTCACGGTCCTGATCTGTCTCG GGCTGAGTCTGGGCCCCAGGACCCACGTGCAGGCAG GGACCCTCCCCAAGCCCACCCTCAGGGCTGAGCCAGACTCTGTGATCACCCAGGGGAGTCCCGTGACCCTCAGGTGTCAGGGGAGCCTTGAAGCCCAGGAGAACCATCTATATAGGGAGAAAAAATCAGCATCCTGGATTAAACGGATACAACCACAGCTTGTGAAGAAGGGCCAGTTCCCCATCCCATCCATCACCTGGGAACACGCAGGGCGGTATCGCTGTCAGTATTACAGCCGCTCTCAGTGGTCAGAGCCCAGTGATCCCCTGGAGCTGGTGGTGACAG GAGCCTACAGCAAACCTACCCTCtcagccctgcccagccctgtggTGACCTCAGGAGGGAACGTGACCCTCCAGTGTGGCTCACAGCTGGCATTTGGTGGCTTCACTCTGTGTAAGGAAGGAGAAGATGAACACCCACAATGCGTGAACTCCCAGTCCCATACCCTTGGGTGGTCCTGGGCCATCTTCTCCGTGGGCCCCGTGAGCCCGAGTCGCAGGTGGTCGTACAGGTGCTATGGTTATGACTGGAGCTCTCCCTATGTGTGGTCTCTACCCAGTGGTCTCCTGGAGCTCCTGGTCCCAG GTGTTTCTAAGAAGCCATCACTCTCAGTGCAGCCAGGTCCTGTCGTGGCCCCTGGAGAGATCCTGACCCTCCAGTGTGGCTCTGATGTCGGCTACGACAGATTTGTTCTGTATAAGGAGGGAGAACGTGACTTCCTCCAGCTCCCTGGCCGGCAGCCCCAGGCTGGGCTCTCCCAGGCCAACTTCACCCTGGGCCCTGTGAGCCGCTCCCACGGGGGCCAGTACAGATGCTGCGGTGCACACAACCTCTCCTCCGAGTGGTCGGCCCCCAGTGACCCCCTGGACATCCTGATCACAG GACAGATCCATGCCAGACCCTCCCTCTCGGTGCAGCCGGGCCCCACAGTGGCCTCAGGAGAGAACGTGACCCTGCTGTGTCAGTCACAGGGATGGATGCACACTTTCCTTCTGACCAAGGAGGGAGCAGCTGATGCCCCGCTGCGTCTAGGCTCCACTTACAGAGCTCAACAGTACCAGGCTGAATTTCCCATGAGTCCTGTGACCTCAGCCCACGCGGGGACCTACAGGTGCTACGGCTCACGCAGCTCCAACCCCTACCTGCTGACTCACCCCAGTGAGTCCCTGGAGCTCGTGGTCTCAG GACCCTCCATGGTTCCCAGCACCCCACCCACCGGTCCCATCCCCACACCTG GCCCTGAGGAccagcccctcacccccaccGGGTCGGATCCCCAGAGTG GTCTGGGAAGGCACCTGGGGGTTGTGATCGGCATCTTGGTGGCCGTcgtcctcctgctcctcctcctcctcctcctgttcctcgTCCTCCGACACCGACGTCAGGGCAAACGCTGGACATCGA CCCAGAGAAAGGCTGATTTCCAGCATCCTGCAGGGGCTGTGGGGCCAGAGCCCACAGACAGAGGCCTGCAGAGGAG GTCCAGCCCAGCTGCCGATGCCCAGGAAGAAAACCTCT ATGCTGCCGTGAAGGACACACAGCCTGAGGACGGGGTGGAGATGGACACTCAG AGCCCACACGATGAAGACCCCCAGGCAGTGACGTATGCCCCGGCGAAACACTCCAGACCTAGGAGAGAAAtggcctctcctccctccccactgtcCGAGGAATTCCTGGACACAAAGGACACACAGGCGGAAGAGGACAGGCAGATGGACACTCAG GCTGCTGCATCTGAAGCCTCCCAGGATGTGACCTACGCCCAGCTGCACAGCTTGACCCTCAGACGGGAGGCAACTGAGCCTCCTCCATCCCAGGAAGGGCCCTCTCCAGCTGAGCCCAGCATCTACGCCACCCTGGCCATCCACTAG
- the LILRB2 gene encoding leukocyte immunoglobulin-like receptor, subfamily B, member 2 isoform X5: MHPGLIHAQSKAVGGDAMTPILTVLICLGLSLGPRTHVQAGTLPKPTLRAEPDSVITQGSPVTLRCQGSLEAQENHLYREKKSASWIKRIQPQLVKKGQFPIPSITWEHAGRYRCQYYSRSQWSEPSDPLELVVTGAYSKPTLSALPSPVVTSGGNVTLQCGSQLAFGGFTLCKEGEDEHPQCVNSQSHTLGWSWAIFSVGPVSPSRRWSYRCYGYDWSSPYVWSLPSGLLELLVPGVSKKPSLSVQPGPVVAPGEILTLQCGSDVGYDRFVLYKEGERDFLQLPGRQPQAGLSQANFTLGPVSRSHGGQYRCCGAHNLSSEWSAPSDPLDILITGQIHARPSLSVQPGPTVASGENVTLLCQSQGWMHTFLLTKEGAADAPLRLGSTYRAQQYQAEFPMSPVTSAHAGTYRCYGSRSSNPYLLTHPSESLELVVSGPSMVPSTPPTGPIPTPGPEDQPLTPTGSDPQSGLGRHLGVVIGILVAVVLLLLLLLLLFLVLRHRRQGKRWTSTQRKADFQHPAGAVGPEPTDRGLQRRSSPAADAQEENLYAAVKDTQPEDGVEMDTQQSPHDEDPQAVTYAPAKHSRPRREMASPPSPLSEEFLDTKDTQAEEDRQMDTQAAASEASQDVTYAQLHSLTLRREATEPPPSQEGPSPAEPSIYATLAIH, from the exons ATG CACCCAGGGCTCATCCATGCACAGAGCAAGGCAGTGGGAGGAGACGCCATGACCCCCATCCTCACGGTCCTGATCTGTCTCG GGCTGAGTCTGGGCCCCAGGACCCACGTGCAGGCAG GGACCCTCCCCAAGCCCACCCTCAGGGCTGAGCCAGACTCTGTGATCACCCAGGGGAGTCCCGTGACCCTCAGGTGTCAGGGGAGCCTTGAAGCCCAGGAGAACCATCTATATAGGGAGAAAAAATCAGCATCCTGGATTAAACGGATACAACCACAGCTTGTGAAGAAGGGCCAGTTCCCCATCCCATCCATCACCTGGGAACACGCAGGGCGGTATCGCTGTCAGTATTACAGCCGCTCTCAGTGGTCAGAGCCCAGTGATCCCCTGGAGCTGGTGGTGACAG GAGCCTACAGCAAACCTACCCTCtcagccctgcccagccctgtggTGACCTCAGGAGGGAACGTGACCCTCCAGTGTGGCTCACAGCTGGCATTTGGTGGCTTCACTCTGTGTAAGGAAGGAGAAGATGAACACCCACAATGCGTGAACTCCCAGTCCCATACCCTTGGGTGGTCCTGGGCCATCTTCTCCGTGGGCCCCGTGAGCCCGAGTCGCAGGTGGTCGTACAGGTGCTATGGTTATGACTGGAGCTCTCCCTATGTGTGGTCTCTACCCAGTGGTCTCCTGGAGCTCCTGGTCCCAG GTGTTTCTAAGAAGCCATCACTCTCAGTGCAGCCAGGTCCTGTCGTGGCCCCTGGAGAGATCCTGACCCTCCAGTGTGGCTCTGATGTCGGCTACGACAGATTTGTTCTGTATAAGGAGGGAGAACGTGACTTCCTCCAGCTCCCTGGCCGGCAGCCCCAGGCTGGGCTCTCCCAGGCCAACTTCACCCTGGGCCCTGTGAGCCGCTCCCACGGGGGCCAGTACAGATGCTGCGGTGCACACAACCTCTCCTCCGAGTGGTCGGCCCCCAGTGACCCCCTGGACATCCTGATCACAG GACAGATCCATGCCAGACCCTCCCTCTCGGTGCAGCCGGGCCCCACAGTGGCCTCAGGAGAGAACGTGACCCTGCTGTGTCAGTCACAGGGATGGATGCACACTTTCCTTCTGACCAAGGAGGGAGCAGCTGATGCCCCGCTGCGTCTAGGCTCCACTTACAGAGCTCAACAGTACCAGGCTGAATTTCCCATGAGTCCTGTGACCTCAGCCCACGCGGGGACCTACAGGTGCTACGGCTCACGCAGCTCCAACCCCTACCTGCTGACTCACCCCAGTGAGTCCCTGGAGCTCGTGGTCTCAG GACCCTCCATGGTTCCCAGCACCCCACCCACCGGTCCCATCCCCACACCTG GCCCTGAGGAccagcccctcacccccaccGGGTCGGATCCCCAGAGTG GTCTGGGAAGGCACCTGGGGGTTGTGATCGGCATCTTGGTGGCCGTcgtcctcctgctcctcctcctcctcctcctgttcctcgTCCTCCGACACCGACGTCAGGGCAAACGCTGGACATCGA CCCAGAGAAAGGCTGATTTCCAGCATCCTGCAGGGGCTGTGGGGCCAGAGCCCACAGACAGAGGCCTGCAGAGGAG GTCCAGCCCAGCTGCCGATGCCCAGGAAGAAAACCTCT ATGCTGCCGTGAAGGACACACAGCCTGAGGACGGGGTGGAGATGGACACTCAG CAGAGCCCACACGATGAAGACCCCCAGGCAGTGACGTATGCCCCGGCGAAACACTCCAGACCTAGGAGAGAAAtggcctctcctccctccccactgtcCGAGGAATTCCTGGACACAAAGGACACACAGGCGGAAGAGGACAGGCAGATGGACACTCAG GCTGCTGCATCTGAAGCCTCCCAGGATGTGACCTACGCCCAGCTGCACAGCTTGACCCTCAGACGGGAGGCAACTGAGCCTCCTCCATCCCAGGAAGGGCCCTCTCCAGCTGAGCCCAGCATCTACGCCACCCTGGCCATCCACTAG
- the LILRB2 gene encoding leukocyte immunoglobulin-like receptor, subfamily B, member 2 isoform X4 — protein sequence MHPGLIHAQSKAVGGDAMTPILTVLICLGLSLGPRTHVQAGTLPKPTLRAEPDSVITQGSPVTLRCQGSLEAQENHLYREKKSASWIKRIQPQLVKKGQFPIPSITWEHAGRYRCQYYSRSQWSEPSDPLELVVTGAYSKPTLSALPSPVVTSGGNVTLQCGSQLAFGGFTLCKEGEDEHPQCVNSQSHTLGWSWAIFSVGPVSPSRRWSYRCYGYDWSSPYVWSLPSGLLELLVPGVSKKPSLSVQPGPVVAPGEILTLQCGSDVGYDRFVLYKEGERDFLQLPGRQPQAGLSQANFTLGPVSRSHGGQYRCCGAHNLSSEWSAPSDPLDILITGQIHARPSLSVQPGPTVASGENVTLLCQSQGWMHTFLLTKEGAADAPLRLGSTYRAQQYQAEFPMSPVTSAHAGTYRCYGSRSSNPYLLTHPSESLELVVSGPSMVPSTPPTGPIPTPAGPEDQPLTPTGSDPQSGLGRHLGVVIGILVAVVLLLLLLLLLFLVLRHRRQGKRWTSTQRKADFQHPAGAVGPEPTDRGLQRRSSPAADAQEENLYAAVKDTQPEDGVEMDTQSPHDEDPQAVTYAPAKHSRPRREMASPPSPLSEEFLDTKDTQAEEDRQMDTQAAASEASQDVTYAQLHSLTLRREATEPPPSQEGPSPAEPSIYATLAIH from the exons ATG CACCCAGGGCTCATCCATGCACAGAGCAAGGCAGTGGGAGGAGACGCCATGACCCCCATCCTCACGGTCCTGATCTGTCTCG GGCTGAGTCTGGGCCCCAGGACCCACGTGCAGGCAG GGACCCTCCCCAAGCCCACCCTCAGGGCTGAGCCAGACTCTGTGATCACCCAGGGGAGTCCCGTGACCCTCAGGTGTCAGGGGAGCCTTGAAGCCCAGGAGAACCATCTATATAGGGAGAAAAAATCAGCATCCTGGATTAAACGGATACAACCACAGCTTGTGAAGAAGGGCCAGTTCCCCATCCCATCCATCACCTGGGAACACGCAGGGCGGTATCGCTGTCAGTATTACAGCCGCTCTCAGTGGTCAGAGCCCAGTGATCCCCTGGAGCTGGTGGTGACAG GAGCCTACAGCAAACCTACCCTCtcagccctgcccagccctgtggTGACCTCAGGAGGGAACGTGACCCTCCAGTGTGGCTCACAGCTGGCATTTGGTGGCTTCACTCTGTGTAAGGAAGGAGAAGATGAACACCCACAATGCGTGAACTCCCAGTCCCATACCCTTGGGTGGTCCTGGGCCATCTTCTCCGTGGGCCCCGTGAGCCCGAGTCGCAGGTGGTCGTACAGGTGCTATGGTTATGACTGGAGCTCTCCCTATGTGTGGTCTCTACCCAGTGGTCTCCTGGAGCTCCTGGTCCCAG GTGTTTCTAAGAAGCCATCACTCTCAGTGCAGCCAGGTCCTGTCGTGGCCCCTGGAGAGATCCTGACCCTCCAGTGTGGCTCTGATGTCGGCTACGACAGATTTGTTCTGTATAAGGAGGGAGAACGTGACTTCCTCCAGCTCCCTGGCCGGCAGCCCCAGGCTGGGCTCTCCCAGGCCAACTTCACCCTGGGCCCTGTGAGCCGCTCCCACGGGGGCCAGTACAGATGCTGCGGTGCACACAACCTCTCCTCCGAGTGGTCGGCCCCCAGTGACCCCCTGGACATCCTGATCACAG GACAGATCCATGCCAGACCCTCCCTCTCGGTGCAGCCGGGCCCCACAGTGGCCTCAGGAGAGAACGTGACCCTGCTGTGTCAGTCACAGGGATGGATGCACACTTTCCTTCTGACCAAGGAGGGAGCAGCTGATGCCCCGCTGCGTCTAGGCTCCACTTACAGAGCTCAACAGTACCAGGCTGAATTTCCCATGAGTCCTGTGACCTCAGCCCACGCGGGGACCTACAGGTGCTACGGCTCACGCAGCTCCAACCCCTACCTGCTGACTCACCCCAGTGAGTCCCTGGAGCTCGTGGTCTCAG GACCCTCCATGGTTCCCAGCACCCCACCCACCGGTCCCATCCCCACACCTG CAGGCCCTGAGGAccagcccctcacccccaccGGGTCGGATCCCCAGAGTG GTCTGGGAAGGCACCTGGGGGTTGTGATCGGCATCTTGGTGGCCGTcgtcctcctgctcctcctcctcctcctcctgttcctcgTCCTCCGACACCGACGTCAGGGCAAACGCTGGACATCGA CCCAGAGAAAGGCTGATTTCCAGCATCCTGCAGGGGCTGTGGGGCCAGAGCCCACAGACAGAGGCCTGCAGAGGAG GTCCAGCCCAGCTGCCGATGCCCAGGAAGAAAACCTCT ATGCTGCCGTGAAGGACACACAGCCTGAGGACGGGGTGGAGATGGACACTCAG AGCCCACACGATGAAGACCCCCAGGCAGTGACGTATGCCCCGGCGAAACACTCCAGACCTAGGAGAGAAAtggcctctcctccctccccactgtcCGAGGAATTCCTGGACACAAAGGACACACAGGCGGAAGAGGACAGGCAGATGGACACTCAG GCTGCTGCATCTGAAGCCTCCCAGGATGTGACCTACGCCCAGCTGCACAGCTTGACCCTCAGACGGGAGGCAACTGAGCCTCCTCCATCCCAGGAAGGGCCCTCTCCAGCTGAGCCCAGCATCTACGCCACCCTGGCCATCCACTAG
- the LILRB2 gene encoding leukocyte immunoglobulin-like receptor, subfamily B, member 2 isoform X1, translating to MHPGLIHAQSKAVGGDAMTPILTVLICLGLSLGPRTHVQAGTLPKPTLRAEPDSVITQGSPVTLRCQGSLEAQENHLYREKKSASWIKRIQPQLVKKGQFPIPSITWEHAGRYRCQYYSRSQWSEPSDPLELVVTGAYSKPTLSALPSPVVTSGGNVTLQCGSQLAFGGFTLCKEGEDEHPQCVNSQSHTLGWSWAIFSVGPVSPSRRWSYRCYGYDWSSPYVWSLPSGLLELLVPGVSKKPSLSVQPGPVVAPGEILTLQCGSDVGYDRFVLYKEGERDFLQLPGRQPQAGLSQANFTLGPVSRSHGGQYRCCGAHNLSSEWSAPSDPLDILITGQIHARPSLSVQPGPTVASGENVTLLCQSQGWMHTFLLTKEGAADAPLRLGSTYRAQQYQAEFPMSPVTSAHAGTYRCYGSRSSNPYLLTHPSESLELVVSGPSMVPSTPPTGPIPTPAGPEDQPLTPTGSDPQSAPGLGSGAGTRAAGLGRHLGVVIGILVAVVLLLLLLLLLFLVLRHRRQGKRWTSTQRKADFQHPAGAVGPEPTDRGLQRRSSPAADAQEENLYAAVKDTQPEDGVEMDTQQSPHDEDPQAVTYAPAKHSRPRREMASPPSPLSEEFLDTKDTQAEEDRQMDTQAAASEASQDVTYAQLHSLTLRREATEPPPSQEGPSPAEPSIYATLAIH from the exons ATG CACCCAGGGCTCATCCATGCACAGAGCAAGGCAGTGGGAGGAGACGCCATGACCCCCATCCTCACGGTCCTGATCTGTCTCG GGCTGAGTCTGGGCCCCAGGACCCACGTGCAGGCAG GGACCCTCCCCAAGCCCACCCTCAGGGCTGAGCCAGACTCTGTGATCACCCAGGGGAGTCCCGTGACCCTCAGGTGTCAGGGGAGCCTTGAAGCCCAGGAGAACCATCTATATAGGGAGAAAAAATCAGCATCCTGGATTAAACGGATACAACCACAGCTTGTGAAGAAGGGCCAGTTCCCCATCCCATCCATCACCTGGGAACACGCAGGGCGGTATCGCTGTCAGTATTACAGCCGCTCTCAGTGGTCAGAGCCCAGTGATCCCCTGGAGCTGGTGGTGACAG GAGCCTACAGCAAACCTACCCTCtcagccctgcccagccctgtggTGACCTCAGGAGGGAACGTGACCCTCCAGTGTGGCTCACAGCTGGCATTTGGTGGCTTCACTCTGTGTAAGGAAGGAGAAGATGAACACCCACAATGCGTGAACTCCCAGTCCCATACCCTTGGGTGGTCCTGGGCCATCTTCTCCGTGGGCCCCGTGAGCCCGAGTCGCAGGTGGTCGTACAGGTGCTATGGTTATGACTGGAGCTCTCCCTATGTGTGGTCTCTACCCAGTGGTCTCCTGGAGCTCCTGGTCCCAG GTGTTTCTAAGAAGCCATCACTCTCAGTGCAGCCAGGTCCTGTCGTGGCCCCTGGAGAGATCCTGACCCTCCAGTGTGGCTCTGATGTCGGCTACGACAGATTTGTTCTGTATAAGGAGGGAGAACGTGACTTCCTCCAGCTCCCTGGCCGGCAGCCCCAGGCTGGGCTCTCCCAGGCCAACTTCACCCTGGGCCCTGTGAGCCGCTCCCACGGGGGCCAGTACAGATGCTGCGGTGCACACAACCTCTCCTCCGAGTGGTCGGCCCCCAGTGACCCCCTGGACATCCTGATCACAG GACAGATCCATGCCAGACCCTCCCTCTCGGTGCAGCCGGGCCCCACAGTGGCCTCAGGAGAGAACGTGACCCTGCTGTGTCAGTCACAGGGATGGATGCACACTTTCCTTCTGACCAAGGAGGGAGCAGCTGATGCCCCGCTGCGTCTAGGCTCCACTTACAGAGCTCAACAGTACCAGGCTGAATTTCCCATGAGTCCTGTGACCTCAGCCCACGCGGGGACCTACAGGTGCTACGGCTCACGCAGCTCCAACCCCTACCTGCTGACTCACCCCAGTGAGTCCCTGGAGCTCGTGGTCTCAG GACCCTCCATGGTTCCCAGCACCCCACCCACCGGTCCCATCCCCACACCTG CAGGCCCTGAGGAccagcccctcacccccaccGGGTCGGATCCCCAGAGTG CTCCGGGACTCGGCTCTGGTGCAGGAACAAGGGCTGCAG GTCTGGGAAGGCACCTGGGGGTTGTGATCGGCATCTTGGTGGCCGTcgtcctcctgctcctcctcctcctcctcctgttcctcgTCCTCCGACACCGACGTCAGGGCAAACGCTGGACATCGA CCCAGAGAAAGGCTGATTTCCAGCATCCTGCAGGGGCTGTGGGGCCAGAGCCCACAGACAGAGGCCTGCAGAGGAG GTCCAGCCCAGCTGCCGATGCCCAGGAAGAAAACCTCT ATGCTGCCGTGAAGGACACACAGCCTGAGGACGGGGTGGAGATGGACACTCAG CAGAGCCCACACGATGAAGACCCCCAGGCAGTGACGTATGCCCCGGCGAAACACTCCAGACCTAGGAGAGAAAtggcctctcctccctccccactgtcCGAGGAATTCCTGGACACAAAGGACACACAGGCGGAAGAGGACAGGCAGATGGACACTCAG GCTGCTGCATCTGAAGCCTCCCAGGATGTGACCTACGCCCAGCTGCACAGCTTGACCCTCAGACGGGAGGCAACTGAGCCTCCTCCATCCCAGGAAGGGCCCTCTCCAGCTGAGCCCAGCATCTACGCCACCCTGGCCATCCACTAG
- the LILRB2 gene encoding leukocyte immunoglobulin-like receptor, subfamily B, member 2 isoform X2, translated as MHPGLIHAQSKAVGGDAMTPILTVLICLGLSLGPRTHVQAGTLPKPTLRAEPDSVITQGSPVTLRCQGSLEAQENHLYREKKSASWIKRIQPQLVKKGQFPIPSITWEHAGRYRCQYYSRSQWSEPSDPLELVVTGAYSKPTLSALPSPVVTSGGNVTLQCGSQLAFGGFTLCKEGEDEHPQCVNSQSHTLGWSWAIFSVGPVSPSRRWSYRCYGYDWSSPYVWSLPSGLLELLVPGVSKKPSLSVQPGPVVAPGEILTLQCGSDVGYDRFVLYKEGERDFLQLPGRQPQAGLSQANFTLGPVSRSHGGQYRCCGAHNLSSEWSAPSDPLDILITGQIHARPSLSVQPGPTVASGENVTLLCQSQGWMHTFLLTKEGAADAPLRLGSTYRAQQYQAEFPMSPVTSAHAGTYRCYGSRSSNPYLLTHPSESLELVVSGPSMVPSTPPTGPIPTPAGPEDQPLTPTGSDPQSAPGLGSGAGTRAAGLGRHLGVVIGILVAVVLLLLLLLLLFLVLRHRRQGKRWTSTQRKADFQHPAGAVGPEPTDRGLQRRSSPAADAQEENLYAAVKDTQPEDGVEMDTQSPHDEDPQAVTYAPAKHSRPRREMASPPSPLSEEFLDTKDTQAEEDRQMDTQAAASEASQDVTYAQLHSLTLRREATEPPPSQEGPSPAEPSIYATLAIH; from the exons ATG CACCCAGGGCTCATCCATGCACAGAGCAAGGCAGTGGGAGGAGACGCCATGACCCCCATCCTCACGGTCCTGATCTGTCTCG GGCTGAGTCTGGGCCCCAGGACCCACGTGCAGGCAG GGACCCTCCCCAAGCCCACCCTCAGGGCTGAGCCAGACTCTGTGATCACCCAGGGGAGTCCCGTGACCCTCAGGTGTCAGGGGAGCCTTGAAGCCCAGGAGAACCATCTATATAGGGAGAAAAAATCAGCATCCTGGATTAAACGGATACAACCACAGCTTGTGAAGAAGGGCCAGTTCCCCATCCCATCCATCACCTGGGAACACGCAGGGCGGTATCGCTGTCAGTATTACAGCCGCTCTCAGTGGTCAGAGCCCAGTGATCCCCTGGAGCTGGTGGTGACAG GAGCCTACAGCAAACCTACCCTCtcagccctgcccagccctgtggTGACCTCAGGAGGGAACGTGACCCTCCAGTGTGGCTCACAGCTGGCATTTGGTGGCTTCACTCTGTGTAAGGAAGGAGAAGATGAACACCCACAATGCGTGAACTCCCAGTCCCATACCCTTGGGTGGTCCTGGGCCATCTTCTCCGTGGGCCCCGTGAGCCCGAGTCGCAGGTGGTCGTACAGGTGCTATGGTTATGACTGGAGCTCTCCCTATGTGTGGTCTCTACCCAGTGGTCTCCTGGAGCTCCTGGTCCCAG GTGTTTCTAAGAAGCCATCACTCTCAGTGCAGCCAGGTCCTGTCGTGGCCCCTGGAGAGATCCTGACCCTCCAGTGTGGCTCTGATGTCGGCTACGACAGATTTGTTCTGTATAAGGAGGGAGAACGTGACTTCCTCCAGCTCCCTGGCCGGCAGCCCCAGGCTGGGCTCTCCCAGGCCAACTTCACCCTGGGCCCTGTGAGCCGCTCCCACGGGGGCCAGTACAGATGCTGCGGTGCACACAACCTCTCCTCCGAGTGGTCGGCCCCCAGTGACCCCCTGGACATCCTGATCACAG GACAGATCCATGCCAGACCCTCCCTCTCGGTGCAGCCGGGCCCCACAGTGGCCTCAGGAGAGAACGTGACCCTGCTGTGTCAGTCACAGGGATGGATGCACACTTTCCTTCTGACCAAGGAGGGAGCAGCTGATGCCCCGCTGCGTCTAGGCTCCACTTACAGAGCTCAACAGTACCAGGCTGAATTTCCCATGAGTCCTGTGACCTCAGCCCACGCGGGGACCTACAGGTGCTACGGCTCACGCAGCTCCAACCCCTACCTGCTGACTCACCCCAGTGAGTCCCTGGAGCTCGTGGTCTCAG GACCCTCCATGGTTCCCAGCACCCCACCCACCGGTCCCATCCCCACACCTG CAGGCCCTGAGGAccagcccctcacccccaccGGGTCGGATCCCCAGAGTG CTCCGGGACTCGGCTCTGGTGCAGGAACAAGGGCTGCAG GTCTGGGAAGGCACCTGGGGGTTGTGATCGGCATCTTGGTGGCCGTcgtcctcctgctcctcctcctcctcctcctgttcctcgTCCTCCGACACCGACGTCAGGGCAAACGCTGGACATCGA CCCAGAGAAAGGCTGATTTCCAGCATCCTGCAGGGGCTGTGGGGCCAGAGCCCACAGACAGAGGCCTGCAGAGGAG GTCCAGCCCAGCTGCCGATGCCCAGGAAGAAAACCTCT ATGCTGCCGTGAAGGACACACAGCCTGAGGACGGGGTGGAGATGGACACTCAG AGCCCACACGATGAAGACCCCCAGGCAGTGACGTATGCCCCGGCGAAACACTCCAGACCTAGGAGAGAAAtggcctctcctccctccccactgtcCGAGGAATTCCTGGACACAAAGGACACACAGGCGGAAGAGGACAGGCAGATGGACACTCAG GCTGCTGCATCTGAAGCCTCCCAGGATGTGACCTACGCCCAGCTGCACAGCTTGACCCTCAGACGGGAGGCAACTGAGCCTCCTCCATCCCAGGAAGGGCCCTCTCCAGCTGAGCCCAGCATCTACGCCACCCTGGCCATCCACTAG